In a single window of the Leptolyngbyaceae cyanobacterium genome:
- a CDS encoding chemotaxis response regulator protein-glutamate methylesterase has translation MAQLIRVLVVDDSAYVRKTIKQMLSRSPFIEVVGVARDGKEALEMVAQLKPDVVTLDLIMPNMNGVEFLREQMKKKPLPVIIVSIASENGEMTLEALDAGAVDFLQKPTALATEKVFQIADELIQKVKAAANIRLSNLPTGNQQECIQNLPTKVQANTVDIVTIGISTGGPQALSFLIPQLPESFPVPIAVVLHMPVGYTEMYAQRLDAISALNVVEAKENDLVIAGKVLIAPAGKHLSFIRRSNGKVVTHLDARPFDTLHRPSVDVLFQSAAEVYRDRVLGVVMTGMGSDGKQGSAWIKSLGGLIFTESEETCVVYGMPRAVVEASLSDRTVRLDKMASAIMEVL, from the coding sequence ATGGCTCAATTAATACGTGTTTTAGTAGTAGACGACTCTGCTTATGTGCGAAAAACGATCAAACAAATGCTATCTCGAAGCCCGTTTATCGAAGTAGTTGGTGTGGCACGCGACGGCAAAGAAGCTTTAGAAATGGTGGCACAACTTAAGCCAGATGTAGTGACATTGGACTTAATCATGCCCAACATGAATGGAGTGGAATTCTTACGGGAGCAAATGAAAAAAAAACCTTTGCCAGTAATTATCGTGAGTATTGCTAGTGAAAACGGCGAAATGACTTTGGAAGCGCTGGATGCCGGAGCGGTTGATTTCTTACAAAAACCAACTGCTTTAGCCACCGAAAAAGTCTTTCAAATTGCCGATGAATTAATTCAAAAAGTCAAAGCGGCTGCTAATATACGTTTAAGCAATTTACCGACCGGCAATCAACAAGAATGTATTCAGAATTTGCCGACTAAGGTACAAGCAAATACAGTTGATATAGTAACGATCGGCATTTCTACAGGTGGGCCACAAGCACTTTCTTTTTTAATTCCTCAATTACCGGAAAGCTTTCCCGTACCGATCGCGGTCGTTTTACATATGCCAGTGGGCTACACGGAAATGTACGCCCAGAGATTAGATGCCATATCAGCTTTAAATGTAGTAGAAGCCAAAGAAAACGATCTGGTGATTGCTGGTAAAGTATTGATCGCTCCAGCGGGAAAACATCTGAGTTTCATTCGTCGATCGAATGGTAAAGTAGTGACCCATCTCGATGCCCGTCCTTTCGATACCCTGCATCGTCCCAGCGTAGATGTATTATTTCAATCCGCCGCCGAAGTGTATCGCGATCGCGTTTTGGGCGTAGTGATGACCGGAATGGGATCGGATGGCAAACAAGGGTCAGCTTGGATTAAATCGCTTGGTGGTTTAATTTTTACCGAATCCGAAGAAACTTGCGTAGTTTACGGGATGCCTCGCGCGGTAGTAGAAGCTTCTTTAAGCGATCGAACTGTACGCTTGGATAAAATGGCATCAGCAATTATGGAAGTTTTGTAA
- a CDS encoding protein-glutamate O-methyltransferase CheR produces the protein MLFISETLDLPDGSFTLLRDLIHERTGISYENENRDLLADKLSPRVVACGFDSFLDYYYLLKYDDAGQQEWKHVMDAISVQETFFWREMDQIEALVKVLVPEYFAAQSKQPLRIWSAACATGEEPLTIAMALNEAGWFERANIEILASDASQSAINKAKAGIYRKRSFRNSSPILQQKYFQSLEEEKWQVIPEIQNKIKWNTANLMVESEIKHLAQSPIIFCRNVFIYFSEKSIQKTIEVFYKNMPKPGYLCIAAAESLLKLTNYFELREIGGAFIYVKR, from the coding sequence ATGCTATTCATTTCCGAAACGCTCGATTTACCTGATGGCTCATTTACACTTTTAAGGGATTTAATTCACGAACGGACGGGTATTTCTTACGAAAATGAAAACCGCGACCTGCTAGCAGACAAACTTTCTCCCCGCGTAGTAGCTTGCGGATTTGATTCTTTTTTAGATTACTATTACCTGCTAAAATATGATGATGCCGGCCAACAAGAATGGAAACACGTTATGGATGCCATCTCGGTACAAGAAACTTTTTTTTGGCGGGAGATGGATCAAATTGAAGCGTTAGTTAAAGTATTAGTTCCTGAATATTTTGCCGCTCAATCAAAACAACCGCTCCGAATTTGGAGCGCTGCTTGCGCTACCGGAGAAGAACCATTAACGATCGCAATGGCTCTTAACGAAGCTGGTTGGTTCGAGCGGGCAAACATTGAAATTTTGGCCAGCGATGCCAGTCAAAGCGCTATTAATAAAGCTAAAGCTGGCATTTATCGAAAACGCTCTTTCCGCAATTCATCGCCCATTTTACAACAAAAATATTTCCAAAGTTTGGAAGAGGAAAAATGGCAAGTCATTCCGGAAATTCAAAATAAAATCAAGTGGAATACAGCCAATTTAATGGTAGAATCAGAAATTAAACATTTGGCGCAATCTCCCATTATATTTTGTCGTAACGTGTTTATTTATTTTTCGGAAAAATCCATTCAGAAAACCATTGAAGTGTTTTATAAAAATATGCCAAAACCCGGTTACTTGTGTATTGCTGCTGCCGAATCTTTATTAAAATTAACGAATTATTTTGAATTGCGAGAAATCGGGGGTGCTTTTATATATGTAAAACGTTAA
- a CDS encoding HEAT repeat domain-containing protein, producing the protein MSDGTLISIFTTDAALLVQSWDDWLTEITGLSEPEVRGISLTKLIPELESNGILPYFERVLKNGDIETIPHAVQPYLFKCQPAGFSPHFESMQQRIAIAPLRENDAIVGLVVTIEDVTDRLNLTRDIALKLASTDETVRLRATEALSTAQVLEPEAMLVKMLGDSSWRVRRAAVDALAKHTGSSLAMSLLRSLREQHRNPSVLNGVLQVLSHSKVDIIPALIDCLNSEDKDLRIYAGLALGEQQDSRCIPALIRSLEDEDINVRYHAIDALGKMRASGAIEKLLAIAESGDFFLAFPALDALTRIGDPTIAQRLIPLLEDELLCTAGADALGQLGDSSVVPSLAVLLNRTDAPVMVAAGALATLYDRYESTYGEGNYIIELATESIDDRGMENLVNGVATAGSDELKAIVLLLGKMEGTLVERTLTQLLGQQTVRSSVVESLVRHGRQVTELLIEQLNSDDIEIRRAAAIALGRIGDPRSVSALTRLLTADPELMVIVAGALAQIGDRRAFDTLLDLIGHPDAAVRLAVVAALNSLGHPDMLIRTIDLLQDQNPHIRESAVKIAGYFAFNECVTLLLDRCRDPDENVRRAAIELIPYLENAPVLPTLIAALEKETPKVRAAAARALGQMESVLAYPYLLSALKDEDAWVRYYATRAIGWNGYPEAIEVLAKAAVSDPAHQVQIATVEALGRIGGPRAVTILAPIVENINASSDLVRVTLTALGEIGHPNSLPPLLSATRSLDPYRRIHAARALGKRGGTGVESALQELANKDPEVGVVFSAIEALAQLATPDAIAALLELTANPTRNEACIVALANLGEEQIEAIGRGLTHSHAKVKRAVVEVLMRLKHPRASELLIAALDDRDTSVRLAAVNALNHLGNRYAERKMAILAHTDPDPAVRRAAQKGAKTIADFGF; encoded by the coding sequence ATGTCTGATGGCACTTTAATTAGTATTTTCACAACTGACGCCGCTCTGCTCGTGCAATCCTGGGATGATTGGCTAACCGAAATTACGGGATTATCGGAACCAGAGGTGCGGGGAATTAGTTTAACTAAATTGATTCCGGAATTAGAAAGTAATGGCATTTTACCTTATTTCGAGAGGGTACTGAAAAATGGAGACATAGAAACGATTCCCCATGCAGTTCAGCCTTATTTATTTAAATGTCAGCCTGCTGGTTTTTCACCTCATTTTGAATCGATGCAGCAAAGGATCGCGATCGCGCCTTTAAGAGAAAATGATGCGATCGTCGGTCTCGTAGTGACGATCGAAGACGTGACAGATCGGCTGAATCTCACTCGAGATATTGCTCTCAAACTAGCCAGCACTGATGAAACCGTGCGCTTGCGGGCAACGGAAGCACTTTCTACCGCCCAAGTGTTAGAACCAGAAGCAATGCTGGTGAAAATGCTAGGGGATAGCAGTTGGCGAGTGCGACGGGCGGCTGTCGATGCTTTAGCAAAACACACCGGTTCGTCTTTGGCAATGTCTTTGCTGCGAAGCCTGCGGGAACAACATCGGAACCCCAGCGTTTTAAATGGTGTTTTGCAAGTTTTATCTCATAGCAAAGTCGATATTATTCCCGCCCTGATCGATTGTTTGAATTCCGAAGATAAAGATTTGCGAATCTACGCGGGATTAGCATTGGGAGAACAGCAAGACAGCCGTTGTATTCCTGCCTTAATTCGCAGTTTAGAAGATGAAGATATCAACGTGCGGTATCACGCCATCGATGCTTTAGGCAAAATGCGGGCGTCCGGGGCGATCGAAAAATTGCTCGCGATTGCCGAGTCGGGTGATTTCTTTTTAGCATTTCCAGCTTTAGATGCCCTAACTCGGATCGGCGATCCGACGATCGCCCAACGACTGATTCCCTTACTAGAGGATGAATTACTTTGTACTGCCGGGGCTGATGCTTTAGGACAATTGGGGGATAGCAGCGTCGTGCCTTCTCTAGCAGTATTGTTGAATCGAACAGACGCACCCGTGATGGTAGCCGCCGGTGCTTTAGCCACCCTGTACGATCGCTACGAAAGTACCTATGGCGAAGGTAACTATATTATCGAGTTAGCTACGGAGTCGATCGACGATCGGGGAATGGAAAACCTGGTGAATGGTGTTGCCACCGCCGGTTCCGATGAATTAAAAGCGATCGTGTTGCTACTGGGTAAAATGGAGGGGACATTAGTAGAACGTACCCTTACCCAACTACTCGGTCAGCAAACCGTGCGTTCTTCCGTGGTAGAATCTCTCGTCCGCCACGGCAGACAAGTCACTGAGTTATTGATCGAACAACTCAACAGCGATGATATTGAAATTCGGCGGGCAGCCGCGATCGCTTTGGGCAGAATCGGCGACCCGCGTTCCGTATCGGCTCTCACTCGCCTGTTAACCGCCGATCCGGAATTAATGGTGATCGTGGCGGGGGCTTTAGCCCAAATCGGCGATCGTCGCGCTTTCGATACCCTACTCGATTTAATCGGTCATCCCGATGCAGCCGTGCGTTTAGCCGTGGTAGCCGCCCTCAATTCTTTGGGCCATCCCGATATGCTGATTCGCACGATCGACCTTTTGCAAGACCAAAATCCCCACATCAGGGAATCGGCAGTGAAAATTGCCGGTTATTTTGCCTTCAACGAATGCGTCACACTCCTATTAGATCGGTGTCGCGATCCCGATGAAAACGTGCGACGGGCTGCGATCGAACTAATTCCTTATCTGGAAAACGCCCCCGTACTGCCGACCCTGATCGCCGCTTTAGAAAAAGAAACCCCGAAAGTGCGGGCCGCCGCCGCCCGTGCCTTGGGACAAATGGAAAGCGTCCTCGCTTATCCTTACCTGCTAAGTGCTTTGAAAGATGAAGATGCTTGGGTGCGCTATTACGCCACCCGCGCGATCGGTTGGAATGGCTACCCGGAAGCGATCGAAGTTTTGGCCAAAGCCGCCGTCAGCGACCCCGCCCACCAAGTACAAATTGCTACCGTAGAAGCACTGGGACGAATTGGCGGCCCGAGAGCAGTGACGATTCTGGCTCCCATCGTGGAAAATATCAACGCCAGCAGCGATTTAGTGCGCGTAACTTTGACCGCATTGGGAGAAATCGGTCATCCGAATTCCCTACCGCCGCTTTTATCGGCAACGCGATCGCTCGATCCCTATCGCCGCATCCACGCCGCCCGCGCCTTGGGTAAACGAGGCGGTACGGGAGTGGAGTCAGCACTGCAAGAGTTGGCGAATAAAGACCCGGAAGTGGGAGTGGTATTTTCCGCGATCGAAGCATTAGCCCAATTAGCCACTCCGGATGCGATCGCCGCTTTGCTAGAACTGACGGCTAATCCCACTCGCAACGAAGCTTGTATCGTCGCCTTAGCTAATTTGGGTGAAGAACAAATCGAAGCGATCGGACGGGGGCTAACTCATTCCCATGCCAAAGTCAAGCGTGCGGTAGTAGAAGTCTTGATGCGCCTCAAACATCCCCGCGCTTCCGAACTTCTGATCGCCGCCTTGGATGACAGAGACACTTCCGTTCGCTTAGCCGCCGTCAATGCCTTAAATCACTTGGGTAACCGTTATGCAGAACGCAAAATGGCGATTTTGGCTCACACAGACCCCGACCCTGCCGTGCGTCGCGCTGCACAAAAAGGCGCAAAAACCATCGCGGATTTTGGATTTTAA